Proteins from a genomic interval of Gossypium hirsutum isolate 1008001.06 chromosome A09, Gossypium_hirsutum_v2.1, whole genome shotgun sequence:
- the LOC107943249 gene encoding transcription factor DIVARICATA has protein sequence MYQDNNHYNGDPLFIESVAAATTHWTRVEDKVFEQCLVLFPEGISDRWEKIAEQIPGKSAKEVEQHFHMLVYDVYEIDAGRVQVPQYADDSVMLSQSWDSHNQISFVSKSKHHGDGERKKGTPWTEEEHKLFLIGLQKFGKGDWRSISRNVVVTRTPTQVASHAQKYFLRQSAVKKERKRSSIHDITTVDSKTMDVPVEQNRGSEPHGMVQQATQLQQLPHTGHFVGKYGYPM, from the exons ATGTACCAGGATAACAACCACTACAACGGTGATCCGTTATTTATTGAGTCGGTGGCGGCGGCGACCACTCACTGGACCCGTGTGGAGGATAAGGTTTTTGAGCAGTGTTTGGTTTTGTTTCCGGAGGGGATTTCTGATCGCTGGGAGAAGATCGCTGAACAGATTCCCGGAAAGTCAGCTAAAGAAGTTGAACAACATTTTCATATGCTTGTCTATGATGTTTATGAGATCGATGCGGGTCGAGTTCAGGTTCCCCAGTATGCTGATGATTCGGTAATGTTGTCACAGAGTTGGGATTCCCATAATCAGATTTCATTCGTTTCCAAGTCGAAACATCACGGAGACGGTGAAAGAAAGAAGGGAACTCCCTGGACAGAAGAAGAACACAA GTTATTTTTAATTGGTCTGCAAAAATTTGGCAAGGGTGATTGGCGGAGTATATCAAGAAACGTGGTGGTGACACGGACGCCGACTCAAGTGGCTAGCCATGCTCAGAAGTATTTTCTCCGGCAGAGTGCAGTGAAAAAGGAGAGAAAACGGTCGAGCATCCACGACATTACCACAGTCGATAGCAAAACGATGGATGTGCCCGTCGAACAAAACCGGGGTTCTGAACCACATGGTATGGTTCAACAGGCAACTCAACTGCAACAGTTGCCGCATACAGGCCATTTTGTGGGAAAATACGGCTATCCAATGTAG